tatTACTCTCACGCAGTATTGGACAGATTTAAGCCGGTACTACCGGCTAATTTTTCAGTACACATTTTTACGTAATTATctgcagaaaattacattttccaactcagaaaaatctattgagtccaaatattatatttaaattttctaattaacattctaaatttttgaacctattctagacaattaaattattttaattaaacagTTAATTAATTGCGATTCTTACAATtggattaataataaaaaaacaaacaacaaTTAGTGAACAATAGTAAAATAATTCCTTCATAGTGATATTATTTATAGAGATGGaagaaaaaattcatattaatatAGTAAATCTTGCTTGGATTACTTTAATGGTTGTTttcacatttttcttttctcttagtATGGGGAGGAAGTGGACTTCAAAAGTACGACTAATTGGGGTAGGAGATCCAGCTATATCAATTGTTTTCTAACTGGGTTATTAAATTTTTCTATTGAATATTCTTTATTTCATTTCCTTTTAATTAATACCATACCAATTCTTTTAATTCAAATATATCCACATTTCGTAAGTCTATTTTATTTGAGTGGTGTAATGTAATCAATGCATAATACAAACAAAATAATCTATCAATTatccaatagtaaaatttattaaaatttctaTTTGGATAAATTGGCTCTTACCaaagttatatataaaaaatgagtaACTGTAAACTCCCCCCCCCTTAAcacctctttttccttttttccccttttttcaaACGAATTCATCTTTCGAACCATATCTCATCCCGTATGTGATGAAATAGGATGAATTGAGACAGTATTTTGTAAATACGTAATTATCTTGAATATATCAACCATTTATTTACTTTTCGATTATccgaaaagaacaaaaaaaacatCTTGTTCTTTTTCAACAATTTCTGATATCTAGTAGACTTCTCAGTAGGATTCGAACCCAGATGCagttttaagaaaaaaaagaacaataGGCTCTTATAGAATTGCCAAAAAATTCTTCGATTTCTTCTGAAAGCAGATGATTATTCATCTGCTTCTCACATTCTATGAATAGTCGACACATTGAAGAATATCCAAAGAGACATTTAGAGAATCGCTTTGATTCTATTTATGTTCGTTCCGTTTGAAGAAAGGAAGAATCCAAACAAAGAATCaatctttcttttagttgtatcTCTTTGATTGGTCAATGTATGATATTCCAAACCCTCGTTTCTAATGAAATTTCTGGATTGATCAAAAGATCCTTTTAATTGGCTAAAATCCGTTTGAATGAAACTAGATCTCGTGAAATCATATTGACTATTTGATGATACATTCCATACCTTGCTAAAATATCAATCTTTGTTTACCAACCACACATTATCTAATCAAATCCAATTTTCTCTCGATATGCTCCTCAAAATCCGATTCGCGCGAATTCTTCCCCCAACTAGCGAAGAGATCTTGGCAGAGTTGCCACGTGAAATTGAGCACCATTTTGCAAAAAAAATAGCCCGCTTATTTCTCAAAAAGAAATGGAAAACATGCTCAATATCATTTGATTGAGCACCCGTGTAACGTCGCCCTATATTCCAATTCCACGACAGACAATCGATGTGTATCAATGATGTCAAAAGGGCGGTAATAGTATTTGGGGGAGCACAGGAATTGCATAAATACTCCCGGTAGAGTAAATTTTATTTGTCTGTTCTCCAGAGGTTACTGTAGAATTTATAAATATAACAACAAATTGTAACAACAACAAAGGGGAGGGGGGAAAACGATCGGTGTACAAATCAACGAGGGAAAAAAAAACTGTTTTCTagaaggaaacaaaaaaaaaaggctatGCATTACCCAAGTTACCTCAGTTACAGATGCCTCGAGTCTTCTGCTGCCTAACTTTGCAGGACACTGGACCAAGAAGATCGCGGCGTGCCTTTTGTTTTCATTAAAAGAGTTGGTTTGATATTTACTTCATAATCTTCCAACTGCAAGCTCAAGGAATCGCTGTCGCACAATGTTAGCGCTAATGATTGACCAACAGTTTTTGTATAGTCATCCTGAAGGCTGATGTAGTCAGTAAGTTCTCCTTCAAGATCATCACTCAGATCACGTTGCCCTGGAATAACTACGATTCCAGCTTCAGAAACATTAATCGGAACAGAAGCAAAGTAACGCCCTCTGCTGTTACTATTACTCTGATCTCCAgatctcttccttttctttcccttttgtTTTTCGGGATGATGAAGCTTGCATCTGGTTCCTTTCGTACAGGTGCCCGTTGCTTGAAAAGTAGGACAGATACAACTGTGCTTCTTCCTACACTGATCATACATGAGCAAGCGAGTATTAGTCTCCGGTCATTTATGCACACAAATTTTTCGAAGAACAGTCAGCAGAGCCTAGAGTACAGAAaagattataattaaataaacaagaTTACACTTAGCAGTATTACTCCATTAGGATTAGCAATCCAACACAAACAGTGCAACAGGCTGCAACTGACTAGTCAATATGAAATTCTACTCAATGAACCCAAGTTGACATTAGAACCCTATGGCCTATACCCTACATAAATACAATGAACCACCGGATCATATCCATATTCTGCTAGTTGAAATGGAAATTCATACGCAAAGAAATGGATATTCTAGCAAAATGAGGAACAAATTAAATATTCAATATTatccagaaaacaaaattaattatgttGGTTAATACCTCATTCCCATCAGCACAATAACCCTTGAGAAATCCTTCACAAACAGAAGCCTTAGGGTTCACATTGACATGTCTATATGGGCAATTTCGGTTTGTGCATAAGCCTGCCATGAAAGTCGTCAGAATTATAACTTCCTTTGGAAGGAAAAAGACGAATTATATCAAAGATTACTTTCTAATAACCTTGCAGAAAATAAGAACAATCTGGCATTCTCTCTGGTATAACCTGCACAAGTGATTAACTTCAGTTTAGAGACAGGAGTAAATGCAGTAGATAACATTCAATGTCTTGGACTTGCTGCTATAACAAAACCTTATGAGTCAATTTGCAGCTGGGAGTAGAACATAAACCATTCAGGAACTTAGTACAGACAGCAATTTTTGAGGGATCATGAACATAAGGGCATTTCCCACCCTCCTTGTTACATTTCCCAAATCTTGTAAAAAACTGACAATACTTCTGCTTTCGAGCCAACCGTTGCCTGGCAGTATGCAAGCTCCATCTAACTTTTTCATTTGCCAATTTTCGAGTTCGTTTTTTTGGGTCTCTGATAAGCTGATTACCATTTCCAATTCGGACATATCTGTGAAAATTGATTCAGCATAGCAAGATCAATAACACTGCAGGACTTGGCATTATACAAATATTTTCCCTTTGGCTGCTTTTAAGCTAAGACAACCAACACTGACGAAATTCAAAATACTATAGGTATAAAAGCCAGTGCATAATAAGAGGGAACATACTCATCATTTCCAATCACCAATCTCCTAGGAATGTAAGCTCTTTTCACAACCAAGCCCGAATCAGCAGTGGCAGACGACAGGGATTCATCATCTACAAAAAGAATTGTAAGTGAAACATTGTAAGACCAAGTAATAGGATCTATTAACTGCTAGAGAAAAACAGCAGACTTATCCACAGAATATAATGACAAAAGAATGGGAAGCTGAACAGAAATGGAAGAACATTCATAATGGTCAATCCCATATTGGAAACAAAAGAAAGCTTAATGATTCCACACCTCACATTGCATAAACAAGAAATCAACTACAAACAAACTAAATGGTGTGGAGTATTTTACATAAGATAAgcaataaaaaaattgagaacaTTTCAAGAATATACAGGCAGGGCATATGTACACAGCCATGACAACATATGGGGTGAGTAATTCCAAattttgaacccatgaccaacaAGTCACAAGGCATCAAGGCTTATATGTTTGGATTTTTCTTTCTGCACCTTTACCATCATAtagacattaaaataaaaaaagggtaGCCCAGTGCACAAGCATTCCACATTAACGGAGGGTCCAGAAAAGGGTCATACCCAAAGGGTATAATGTACACAGCCTAACCTGTTAATTACATCAGTGGCTGTTTACACGGATTGAACCCGTGACCTTAAGGTCACACAGAGATAACACAACCATTGCTCCAAGGCTCCACTTCTATAGTATAGACATTAAGTTAATCAAAATGAGTCATAATGCTAACAGGTAATTCACTGCAAATGTTCAACTAGGGAACACATCTTTGGGAGAGGAAATAGGTCAGAGTCTTTTAGACATGCCTCGCCTATAATGCTATTTCAAAGGCTATTCATTATTGAAGTTGAAAAGAAACTAGCAAGCATTGCTTAGCTGAtgcaattaaattttttgttctaaGGAGCATCCATCATCCTTTCATTCAGTTCTTAATCTATCCCACAATGTTTTTTCATTGTGCTTAGAAGAATCTTGAAAACTGTCATACCACAATTTGTCCTTCAGCAGTCTGAGGCACCGTATTTCCAAATTACGGTTTTCATCATTCATGGCTTCAACAAAAGCCAGACAGCTTAAATATGATTCTTGGTCCCTATAAATATAGGTCATTTTGATTTTAATCTCTCTTTCcacttctctctttctttttttgtgcTTTTAGTCTTCATCATTAATAGCTTCGATCATTATATTTCATTAAAAAATGATTTTAGTTTGTACAAATATAATAAGTGACCTATAAATATCCCTGCAAATGCTTCATTGAGCCTAGGGGCGTATCATGTTTTTGGTGGACTGAAAAGTATGAAAGGACACACAAGGTTCAAGTAAAATGGTTCTCACAGAAATCCTGACCACCTGAAATCCTCTGAAGTGTGCGCCTGGAAGGATCCATTTTGTAGCGAACTGAACCAATACGGAATATACGTTCTACAAAATCAACCCATTACTTTCAGCCAGTaaggaaaaacaaagataaaTAGAACACAGAGCATAAATAAGCTTTAATAGCACGTTAAACAAATAGTCTGCAGCTTTATGATATGACAAACTCTCATGGAAAGAATGTTTCCTACTATTTGCATGGGAACCAACGCAAGCTGCACCTTTTTGCTCTCTCTTTTTCCTCTCTACTGCAGCAACAGCAAGTGTGGCCTCCTAAAATGATGATGAGAAACTGTTAAGTTCACTGACTAAGAAAGATCTATTTGCATAAAGTAAAATATACCAAAAGCCAAACTAACCTCATTAGCTTGCTTTGAGTTCTTCTCAATGGATTTGGACCATTTTAAACTAGACCCACCAACACTTAATACCTTGGATTTCCAAAGAGAAAACCCACGGGTTGACCTAGTGTAAACAGTATCCATCTTTCTGAAATGAAGCATTTTCTTactaaaataaaacagaaatcaAAAGTTTGCAATTTTGGGCTGCTGGTTGCACACAACCCAAAGCAGGAGAAACAAAGCAAACATAAATGAAGGAGTATCAAATGCTGAGTACCTAACTGCTGATAAGAAGGTACTATTGGAACATGAAGCAGAATTATGAATGACGCTTCTTAAATATGTTGGTCTTTTCCATGGAAATAACTGAGGCAAAACCCTTTGAGAATGCCATGAATTATGGCCATTTTTAGGTGACTTTTTGCCACATAATGTCCAGACTAATGAGGCTCTTAAAGATTTGAATGATCTCCCAGCAACTGAAAAGGATAAAGTTAAGTCTCAGCTCTAACCATGAATAAAGGGAAATAAAGCTATTATATGGAATAGCACCAACAGCTCAAAATTCCTCAGCCAACAGTGAGTCACAGCAAGGGCTGGGAATGGAGAAATCACTCCACCATAAGCTCAAACGAATAGACTCAAGACATGCAGAGATATAACATAAACACAAGCAAAcaacgaaataaaataaaaagctcTAAAAGTTAGGCTCAGGACATATAGAAAATTGTGAAGCTGATATTGGAAGAAAATGCCATTTATGCATTCATATATAAACATATAAAAGAAGAGATGAACACAAACAGAATTCTTGTAAAACAAGGGACACATTTCTAGCAGGTACAAACTAATGGATAGATGCATATAGCAAGCAGTTCAGTGtacttttaaattattatattttaaacagcAAACAGTATTCAACTGAATACATGATATGCATCTACTGCAGCCCCAATCCAAAAGTTATATATTTCCCAACGATGGTATGAGATTCAAAAGAGCAAAAATTATATGGATATGAATTAGGCAAAATAATAAGTTCTCCACCTATACCTTTATGTAACTGCCTCTTACTAAGCTTTCTGTTGCAAAGCACCTTACAAGACCCCTGACCATCAGAATCTAGAGTGGCTTTCGGCACTGCAACAGTCTGGTTCATATTCCTAACTAACTGATTTTTGCACCTCTTGTAGTAGCCTTCAGAGAAGGCTGTTTGGGACTTCTCATCACGAGAATTTGAAGTCGCTACCAACTGATTTGTTTTGGGCTTTGTATATACAATTCTCTTGGTGCTGAAAGAAGAAATGTGTCCATCATTTGCTTCAACTTGGTTCTCCAGCTTACTCAGTGGACTACTTTGATTATCAGGAGTTTCGTACTGATTTGAATCATCTTTGGAAGAGTTTGGTGTATCATTGATATCTATCAGTTTTCTAGGATCTGATGCATTTTCATAGCAACCACTGGAAGGAGGTTCTACCAATGGGGAAGATATATTTTCCTCTGATAATGTGCCAATGGATAGTGAAGGTTTTCTCTGACTCTGCTGAGGGACCTCTGCTACTCCTGTTTTCAAGGTCAGTTGATCTGACACATCAATCCTGCTCCCAGATCTGGTACTCTTTGATAATTCATCTAAGCTCAAAGGTGACTTATTTACAGAAGAGATCTGAGTAAAAGAAACTGTAGTAGGCTGTCTTACAAGACTGTTACCTTTACGAATGTAAGAGGTATTCTGAAAGTTTCCTTTCCTATCTAGAATTTGCCTTTTGGGAAGAAATTTTCCTGGCGAAAGCTTGTTTCCAGGTAAAGAACCTTGAGAATTATTACCAGAACGTCGCCAAGTTCGAGGATTTGAGAGATGGGTTGAAGAGGCAGATGTCTTTGAATTTGACTTTGAAATGATGAACGAACGACCCTTTTGAGTTTTTGGCATGGCACCTCCAAGGGTATTTTTGCTCCCATTTTCTGAAAAATAAGAAACTGGACCATTATTTGAAACCTTGGAGTTGACTTGGGATGATTGTCGCATTAGATTCCTCTCAACTGGGTTACTATGCCCAGTTGCATTAGCTGACTTCATAATCTTATTAGTATGCTGTATTGGTGAAGTACAAGTAGGCAAATCAGAACCATGTTCAACTGCAGATATATCCCCACAATTGTTTTCATCTTGGATTGATGTACAATTTAAATTCCCTCTCTCAGGTGCTTCCGATATCCCTTGAGAACACACATCTGATGGTGCTTCAGGTGCATCCTCCTCCAAATCACCATCGGAAGGATGGGACACAATGCTCTGTTGATGAATTAAACTGTCCTTCATATCTCCCTTATTATATCCAGACGCCAAAATGTCAGTTTGCATTTGAGTGCCATTTTCTTTGCATTCACCATCCAACAATGGGAACTGAATGTCCAAGTCCTCACGAAGTGAATAAGATGCAAAATCTGAGTTCTTTAATTCAAAATGGTCAGAACTCATGGTTTCATTATTTGCATATCTAGCGTCACAAGAACCTCCAACAAAATTGTCAGACAATTTCCTACTATCCTCTGAACATGACAATGATTGTGCACTAAACAGAACATCCATGCTTGACAATGCAACTTCTTTTTCGGGTGCTTGTTTATCACTGAAAGAAACAGGAAAATCCGCACAAGATTTGGATACCACAACTGCATCACTCAACTCAGAGGTAGTCGTGACTTTGATCCCTTTAGATAATAGTGAAAGATAATTTGCATCATCAATCTCATTATCTCTAACACAAAGCTCAGCCTCTGAAAGCTCCTTTTTCCCATGTAAAGTAATGATCCCATTCAAGCACGATTCCAGGTTAGAACCTAAGCTTTGAACAGATTGATCCAAAACTTCTGAACAACATGCATCCTTCACCTTCACACTTGAGGCAGTATCCCAATCATTTGCATGGCTAACTGAATTTACAGGTTTTGGAGAAATTCCCTCCATCTTTGAGTGCAAAAACTTTGAATGAGTCCTAgcttttctctttttcatattGTTTATATCCCCTTCACCAAATCCAACAGAAAGATTAGAACTTGAAAATGGCTCTTCCTTGCCACAATTCTCAGAAGATATGGCAGCGTAACTGGGGGAAACATCCTTCACAGCATCATTAGTGATGTCAGAACACTGACCAGCGGTACCATCTTCTAAATTGACCAGTCCACTATAAGAACCCTGTGTCACAGCAATAGCATTTTGTATGCAATCTGTACCAGAGTGAATCTTAATTTTTCCTGAATTTGAAGGGGCAGACATTGCGCTGCTTGATGCAGGGTTGATCACGTCTGGATTTTCTTCCAAAATAGCATACTTGGTGATAATAGTAGGGACCATAAGTCCAAAACCAGATTCACCAGTAAGACCACATTCAGTAACTGTAAGCTTCTCTTTAGATCCTTTAAGATCACCAGAAATTAGGCCATAAACGCTACTAGCAGAGTTATATGTATTAGTGTGATCTGACTTACCAATATTGTCAGCTGAACTAAGAACGCTGTCATCTACTACATCTATAACAAACCCATTCTGTGGACATCTTACATTTGAATAATTCTCACATGATTGAGACTCTTGATTCTGACATAGCTGTTTAATATCACAACCCACATCATTGATTTTGGAAGTACTTCCATTTAATAATTCAGGAACCATGTTAGTATCTGGCATTCTACGCAAGTCATGGACAGAATTATTTGCATCTAAACACTCAGAATCAATCTTTTTAGCTTCACCAGTAGAAGCACAAGATTGAGAATTTGGAATGTTAAGGCCACTTTCAAACCTGGCGGCTCCTTTCTGAGTATCTGAATCTTCATCAGTTTCACATTCTCGTGACCTGGAATGTGGCCCCAAACTCAGCAGGGTTAGATCTCCATTTCTATCTTCAAGCAATTGATTCCGATCCTTTGATAAATTGTATGAACTATGGCCAGGCATTGACATCTTGTCTACAGTGATGTTTTTCTGCTCCAGACAAGGTTCAACTTTGTTGGGAACAGAGACAGATGAAGAACTAGGTATGACTCGATCAGGTTGCACACATCCATGAACCTTATTCACTGATCGTGAATTTGACATTGTAGATTTTGGATTTCCAACAACTTTCTTCACTACTCTCTTGACAACTTTTTTCTTCTTGACAACCCTTGGGGAGGACTTACCAGAGTGAATTTTGGTACTTCCACCTGCAACCTCATTTTTCACACTATCAGTCTCACGGGTGCAAGGTTGAGAACAAGGATTAACAACATTATTCTGTAAGCTTAAATCATTCACAGATCCAGAGCAGTCATTCACTTTGCATGATGAGCTATTCAAAGTTACAACATCCCTAGATACTTTTGCAGCTTCCAAACCAGAACAATCACTATCGGATACTGAaaccttttttctcttttctgaGGGAGTTAAATCAGCATCAGAGACAGAATTCATATTTGTATCAGTAACAACAGTCGAAGTCGAAGCGGTCACAATAGCCTTCGCAACCAGGGAATTTGATTCAAAAGAGATATCAAGTTCCACAGGACTtccttccctttcttcttgtTTCATCCCATGACCTACATGCCCACACTGCTCCTTGCCCCTGAAATCATTAGTGTTAGACTCAGCAGAATAACCAGCATTCCGTAATTGTTCAATCTCACGATTCCTATAACTTGGTTTTGCATTCTGGATCCTAAGAAGAGCACTCTTCTTTTGAACCTGTTTCTTTAGAGAAGGTCGCCATAATTCATGACCAAACTCCCTGTTGTTCCCTCTGCCACTATATCTACCCGATTCCCATCCATATTCCTCACGCGTCCCAACGCgaaaatcatcatcaacattcTTAGCAAAACCAATCTCGCCGGTCCCCAATTCGAACCGTGAATCAGGCAACTCCTTAGGTCCCCTCCTCTCATTCAACCACCTCTTGCCTTCGCCATGCCCATCTCTTCTTCCAACCCTGGGAATCTTATCCTCGAATTCCACACTATACCCGCGAACATACCCCCCGGGTTTCAAATCAATATTAATCTCCCTTGACATCGCCGGTGGCGCCCTGCCGAAGCCTCCGTTGGGCAAGTCGTGTCTGGGTGGCAAATCCCCAACGCCGCGGCGGTGGTAATTGTGGTAATTAGCATCATTACCGCTGCCGCAACCAAACTCCTCATCCTTCCTAGGGTTACCCTCATACTCATACtcaagtctccacctggagcgATCGGGATCGTATCGAATCTTTTCGGCCGGATATGCCGAGGGCGGCAGCGAGACCCCTTCACGGTGTTGGCGCAATTCACTGTCAAGATCAACGGGGGTATAATTCCTCGGAAGGAGACAGTCGGGAGCGATCCTACGGCCAGGGTTAGGGTCCCAGCGTGTTTCAGTGTCGAAACGAGGAAAATTGCGGCGGGGGAAAGGATCGCCCGGGAGGATTCGGCTGGCAATCCTGGGGGATTGGGAAAATGGCTGATTGTGGTTGTTGGAGATTGGGTGTTCTTCTTGGAAGGGACGATTAGGGTAGTTAGGGGAATTGAATTGGGGGAATTGGTTTTGATGGGATGGCGGGTGGTTGTTATTGGGGGCATAAGGAGGCGGAGGAGGAGGTGTGCGGATGGTGCGATAGCGGAGGGGTTGTGCTTGGGGAGGAGGGGCTGGCGGAGTGGGGAGGGACGGGGGCGGAGGGGGCGGCGGAGGGAGGTGGCTGTGGTTGTGATGAGGAGGGGGAGGGGCGTACCTAGTGTGGTTGGTGTTGTTGTCGTCGTTGTTGTGATCATGGtggctgtggtggtggtggtggacgTAGTGGGAGTGGTGTTGGTCCATGACAGTTGATAAAGGATGGTAGTGGTACTCTGCGACCAAGTGGGGGATTGGTGGCGGCGGAGATTGGATCGATATCACCCTGCGTGTGTTAGTTAACTTGCAAGGCTCTCCTTTGCTGGATCCAACAACGGCGTTTCCGTGATTTTTGTTTGGAATTGTCGCTCCGGCTGCTTCGGCTGCTTCAGAGTGAATAATTATACAGTAGCCCCACACATCTAAATCTTTTGgcaattaaattcaatgaaattGACTCAAATCTAACAAAACTTGATGTGCGTTCAAAATCAAGCCGTGTTTTTTTATTTCGTATTTTTCCCGTATGCCTCCTTCTATTAATGttactatttctattttttttctcttctttttcatatattattatagttatttttttttaatttttataatttttttgttttattttttaaaaaagaataaaacaaaaaatataaaagaatgaaataaataagaataaataaaaaaataaaagatgagataaaaaatgaaaaagatttttaaatggtacataatttataaaaaaaaaatagtactaaaattctttaataatagcacataatttttttattttgacaaaatatagaaatatttttttaattttgtacttttttatcttattattcttcttcgtttctttcttcttttcttttctcttttgctcttattttttcttttaagaacaTTATTTCTTATATTAGCCTTGAATGAACATGTCTATATCATATTATAATCTTATTTAGTTGAATAAATATAAGTTTACATTTATTGGAttgaatttttgttaaaaatataaatagtaccaaaatttgtttaaaataaatTGCATACTAAAAGAGCACGTTAACTCTATAAAATGAAATAAGATAGtaccaaaattacttaaaattgacactaaaaatttaataacacgacataaaaaatattaaatctttCTAAACAAAATTACACATTCAGTGAATTGAATGCTTatcttatatataaaataatacaaaaatctaaaaaataacactGAAATGTCTTCACTCTTGAAATTTTCAACTAAatgatgtgataaaattaaactcatttcatGAATACTTGAGTTACAGAttcacaaattttaataaaaaaaataagtgaaaGAATTTGTATATAATATCGCAAAATTAAGCATAACACAATAATTCTTCTTTTAAGAAAAGGATGACGTAtctgaaatataaaataatacaataattttttaattttgacaataaaattttattacaaaacacaaaaatttcttctttaatattgtatttttttttctttttattattcttctttcttgcttttttgtTGCTCTTAATTCGTCTTTTAGGAGCATTACTTCTTATATTAGATTTGAATGAACATGTCTGTACTGTATTGCAATcttatttagttgaatgaatgtaggttcacaCTTATTTGAGTTGAATTCTTGTTAgaaacaaaaataacaccaaaatatgTTGACTCTAATACCGAAATGTCTTTACTCCAATACTAAAATTTTCAACTAAATAATGTGATAGAATTAAGAATTTATTTTATGAAAACTTGAGTTGCaaatttacaaattttaatagaaaagaaataaataaaaattttgtagaTAACACAGTGAAATTAAATATAACAAGTACGAAAATTTGA
This region of Arachis hypogaea cultivar Tifrunner chromosome 8, arahy.Tifrunner.gnm2.J5K5, whole genome shotgun sequence genomic DNA includes:
- the LOC112706494 gene encoding uncharacterized protein isoform X12, whose protein sequence is MDQHHSHYVHHHHHSHHDHNNDDNNTNHTRYAPPPPHHNHSHLPPPPPPPPSLPTPPAPPPQAQPLRYRTIRTPPPPPPYAPNNNHPPSHQNQFPQFNSPNYPNRPFQEEHPISNNHNQPFSQSPRIASRILPGDPFPRRNFPRFDTETRWDPNPGRRIAPDCLLPRNYTPVDLDSELRQHREGVSLPPSAYPAEKIRYDPDRSRWRLEYEYEGNPRKDEEFGCGSGNDANYHNYHRRGVGDLPPRHDLPNGGFGRAPPAMSREINIDLKPGGYVRGYSVEFEDKIPRVGRRDGHGEGKRWLNERRGPKELPDSRFELGTGEIGFAKNVDDDFRVGTREEYGWESGRYSGRGNNREFGHELWRPSLKKQVQKKSALLRIQNAKPSYRNREIEQLRNAGYSAESNTNDFRGKEQCGHVGHGMKQEEREGSPVELDISFESNSLVAKAIVTASTSTVVTDTNMNSVSDADLTPSEKRKKVSVSDSDCSGLEAAKVSRDVVTLNSSSCKVNDCSGSVNDLSLQNNVVNPCSQPCTRETDSVKNEVAGGSTKIHSGKSSPRVVKKKKVVKRVVKKVVGNPKSTMSNSRSVNKVHGCVQPDRVIPSSSSVSVPNKVEPCLEQKNITVDKMSMPGHSSYNLSKDRNQLLEDRNGDLTLLSLGPHSRSRECETDEDSDTQKGAARFESGLNIPNSQSCASTGEAKKIDSECLDANNSVHDLRRMPDTNMVPELLNGSTSKINDVGCDIKQLCQNQESQSCENYSNVRCPQNGFVIDVVDDSVLSSADNIGKSDHTNTYNSASSVYGLISGDLKGSKEKLTVTECGLTGESGFGLMVPTIITKYAILEENPDVINPASSSAMSAPSNSGKIKIHSGTDCIQNAIAVTQGSYSGLVNLEDGTAGQCSDITNDAVKDVSPSYAAISSENCGKEEPFSSSNLSVGFGEGDINNMKKRKARTHSKFLHSKMEGISPKPVNSVSHANDWDTASSVKVKDACCSEVLDQSVQSLGSNLESCLNGIITLHGKKELSEAELCVRDNEIDDANYLSLLSKGIKVTTTSELSDAVVVSKSCADFPVSFSDKQAPEKEVALSSMDVLFSAQSLSCSEDSRKLSDNFVGGSCDARYANNETMSSDHFELKNSDFASYSLREDLDIQFPLLDGECKENGTQMQTDILASGYNKGDMKDSLIHQQSIVSHPSDGDLEEDAPEAPSDVCSQGISEAPERGNLNCTSIQDENNCGDISAVEHGSDLPTCTSPIQHTNKIMKSANATGHSNPVERNLMRQSSQVNSKVSNNGPVSYFSENGSKNTLGGAMPKTQKGRSFIISKSNSKTSASSTHLSNPRTWRRSGNNSQGSLPGNKLSPGKFLPKRQILDRKGNFQNTSYIRKGNSLVRQPTTVSFTQISSVNKSPLSLDELSKSTRSGSRIDVSDQLTLKTGVAEVPQQSQRKPSLSIGTLSEENISSPLVEPPSSGCYENASDPRKLIDINDTPNSSKDDSNQYETPDNQSSPLSKLENQVEANDGHISSFSTKRIVYTKPKTNQLVATSNSRDEKSQTAFSEGYYKRCKNQLVRNMNQTVAVPKATLDSDGQGSCKVLCNRKLSKRQLHKVAGRSFKSLRASLVWTLCGKKSPKNGHNSWHSQRVLPQLFPWKRPTYLRSVIHNSASCSNSTFLSAVSKKMLHFRKMDTVYTRSTRGFSLWKSKVLSVGGSSLKWSKSIEKNSKQANEEATLAVAAVERKKREQKGAACVGSHANNDESLSSATADSGLVVKRAYIPRRLVIGNDEYVRIGNGNQLIRDPKKRTRKLANEKVRWSLHTARQRLARKQKYCQFFTRFGKCNKEGGKCPYVHDPSKIAVCTKFLNGLCSTPSCKLTHKVIPERMPDCSYFLQGLCTNRNCPYRHVNVNPKASVCEGFLKGYCADGNECRKKHSCICPTFQATGTCTKGTRCKLHHPEKQKGKKRKRSGDQSNSNSRGRYFASVPINVSEAGIVVIPGQRDLSDDLEGELTDYISLQDDYTKTVGQSLALTLCDSDSLSLQLEDYEVNIKPTLLMKTKGTPRSSWSSVLQS